Genomic window (Spirosoma sp. KCTC 42546):
CAAACATTGCGGCTTACCTCCAGAAAAATCCATATGATGCTGCTAAAGGCTACGAGTTGATCAATACACAGTATTGGATTGCCTCTTTCCTGAATGGACCGGAAGTATTCGCTAATTTCCGGCGGAGCGGCTTCCCTGCCCTGACACCGAACCCATACCCGGGCAAGGAAATCAAGGGAAATTTCATCTACCGCTTATCCTATCCAGATTCTGAGCAATCGGTTAACACGGCTAACCGTCAGGAAGCCGTTACCCGGCAAGGCCCTGATAATCTGGACACCCACGTGTGGTGGGATAAACAATAACTCAGTCTATCTTTTTTCTTAACCTAAACTAAGTGCTACAAGCCCGACCAATTGGTTGGGCTTGTTTGTTAATCAGTAAGCTGGTTTTGCCAACATTTGTATAGACATAATGTTGACTAGATCAAGCATAGTATGATCGTTAAGCAAACCCTTGTATGGCGAATACCCTTAGTGATGATCAGATCCAGGAATTTATTCAGAATGGCTTTGTTCGAATCGACGAGGCTTTTTCGGAAGAATTGGCGCAGGAAGGCCGAGCCATTTTGTGGACAGACACAGGCTGTGACCCAGAGGATCCAGCCACCTGGACACAACCCGTTATTCGGCTGGGGGGCTATGATCAGGAACCCTTCCGCCTAGCCGCTAACACACCCAGGTTGATCTCTGCCTACGATCAGTTGGTTGGTGCTGGTCGTTGGGAAGCGCGCAACAGCCTGGGTACGTTTCCAATTCGTTTCCCAAGTCCCGATGATCCGGGTGATACCGGATGGCATGCCGAAGCTAGTTTTGCAGGCCCCGACGGTTCGTGGCGATTAAATGTAAACTCAACTGGCCGGGCCTTATTGATGCTCTTTTTGTTTTCTGATGTTGATGGTCTGGATGCGCCCACCCGAATTTTAGTAGGCTCGCATCTGGATGTTCCCAAACTTCTGGAACCAGCCGGTGAAGCTGGTTTATCCTTCATCGAGTTAGCCGAAAAATTCGGACCATCACTTGATCGCCCAGTTAGTTTGGCAACCGGAAAAGCAGGCACCGTGTATCTATGCCACCCGTTTTTAATTCATGCCGCCCAGCCTCATCAGGGCACAAATCCCCGATTTATGGCGCAGCCACCACTTCTTCCGGCCGAACCCCTCCAACTGGAGCGAGCCGATGGTAACTATTCACCCGTTGAACAGGCCATTCGGTTGGGATTGCAACAAGAGAAAATATAAAACGCAAAGGTCGCGAAGTAGTTTTCATTGCGAGTTTTGCGCTTCCCTTTGCGTCTTTGCGTTAACCCTTCTCATCGTTCAAACACAACATCGGCAAAATAACCGTTGCTATCCGTGAACCAGCCAATTAGCGAAAACCCTGCCTGCTGAGCCAGATTTTCAATCTGCGCCCGCGTGAACTTCCGGGAAATCTCAGTATGAATGATTTCTCCGTACTCGAATGATACCTTCATATCAAGTGCTCCAATCTGAACGGTCTGGGCTTTCTGACTAACCAAATACGAGCGGGCCTCTCCCGTTTCGGGGTTATAGACTTCGTAATGATCAAAAGCCGACAAATTGAAATCGGCATCGAGCTCCCGGTTGATCCGACGGAGCAGATTCAAATTGAAGGCGCGGGTCAGCCCCTGCTGGTCGTTGTAGGCGGCATGAATAATGGCCGGGTGTTTCTGTAAATCGAAGCCCGTTAGCACCAGATCGCCGGGTTGTAGCCGATCATGAAGTTGCTGATAAAAATCAAGGGCAGCATCGGGGGTAAAGTTGCCAATATTCGATCCCAGGAATAAAACAACCCGCCTAGCATCCGATTCTTCGGACAACTGTTGCAGCGCATTGAAATAATCATCGTGCCGGGGATTAAGTCGCAAATCCGGCCATTTTTGACGTACATCGACCACTAAATCTTCAAGCGCATCAACAGATATATCAACCGGCGTATAGGCAAAGTTGGCGTTTTTATCGGCAAAAAAACCAAGCAAAATCTTGGTTTTCAGGCCATCGCCCGCACCCAGTTCAACCAGTTCAAACGGGCGACCATCGGGCGTAAACTGCTTGAGAAAATCCTCCTTATATGTATTTAGAATTTCATACTCCGACCGGGTCAGGTAGTATTCCGGTGCGTGCATAATTTCCTGAAATAACCGACTTCCTTCGGCATCATAGAAAAACCGGGATGACAATCGTTTCGGCGTTGTCTGTAAACCCATACGCACTTCGTCCGCGAGGGGTGAGGTGCTCGGGGCAGGGGTCAGGGTATCAAGATCAATAACGGCTGACTCCAGGTCCATGCCCTGCTCCTCGCTCCCCGCCCCCTGCTCAAACCTCCATGCGTCCTGCACCAAGCTCATTTCGCCAGGCGTATCCCCGTGTATTGCCATCGTTTGTCTGGTTGAAAAAAATTACGATACGTAGATCTCGAATGCCCTTCGGGAGTAGCCACCGAAGCTCCCCGTAGCACCATTTGTCCACTCATGAATTTACCATTGTATTCGCCCACA
Coding sequences:
- the egtD gene encoding L-histidine N(alpha)-methyltransferase, with translation MGLQTTPKRLSSRFFYDAEGSRLFQEIMHAPEYYLTRSEYEILNTYKEDFLKQFTPDGRPFELVELGAGDGLKTKILLGFFADKNANFAYTPVDISVDALEDLVVDVRQKWPDLRLNPRHDDYFNALQQLSEESDARRVVLFLGSNIGNFTPDAALDFYQQLHDRLQPGDLVLTGFDLQKHPAIIHAAYNDQQGLTRAFNLNLLRRINRELDADFNLSAFDHYEVYNPETGEARSYLVSQKAQTVQIGALDMKVSFEYGEIIHTEISRKFTRAQIENLAQQAGFSLIGWFTDSNGYFADVVFER
- a CDS encoding phytanoyl-CoA dioxygenase family protein; protein product: MANTLSDDQIQEFIQNGFVRIDEAFSEELAQEGRAILWTDTGCDPEDPATWTQPVIRLGGYDQEPFRLAANTPRLISAYDQLVGAGRWEARNSLGTFPIRFPSPDDPGDTGWHAEASFAGPDGSWRLNVNSTGRALLMLFLFSDVDGLDAPTRILVGSHLDVPKLLEPAGEAGLSFIELAEKFGPSLDRPVSLATGKAGTVYLCHPFLIHAAQPHQGTNPRFMAQPPLLPAEPLQLERADGNYSPVEQAIRLGLQQEKI